The DNA region GTAAAGAGACCTCGCTTGCTGACCAAAGTGATGCTGACGACGCTCCGGTAGTACGTTTCGTCAATAAAATGTTGATGGACGCTATTCGACTCGGCTCCTCGGACCTCCATTTTGAGCCCTACGAAAAGACCTTTCGCGTACGCCTGCGTACCGACGGGATTCTGCATGAAGTCGCCAAGCCTCCGATCCATCTGGCAAACCGTATTGCAGCGCGTTTAAAAGTTATGGCCAGCCTTGATATATCTGAGCGGCGCAAACCGCAGGATGGTCGAGTCAAGTTGCGGGTTTCCAAAACCAAAGCTATCGATTTTCGTATGAACACCTTGCCTACGCTGTGGGGCGAGAAGATCGTGATGCGGATCCTTGATCCGACCAGTGCGCAAATGGGCATTGATGCTCTGGGTTACGAGCCAGAACAAAAGGCATTGTATCTGGAGGCCCTTAAACAACCGCAAGGCATGATTCTGGTCACAGGCCCTACAGGTTCGGGAAAGACTGTTTCGCTTTATACCGGCCTGAATATTCTCAATACTGTGGATATCAATATTTCCACCGCTGAGGACCCCGTAGAGATCAATCTGGAGGGCATCAATCAGGTCAACGTCAATCCGCGTCAAGGTCTGGATTTTTCACAAGCACTGCGTGCTTTTCTGCGTCAGGATCCCGACGTGATCATGGTCGGTGAGATCCGTGATTTGGAAACCGCCGAAATCGCCATCAAGGCGTCGCAGACAGGCCATATGGTGCTGTCCACCTTGCACACCAACAGCGCCGCAGAAACTCTGACCCGCCTGCATCACATGGGCGTCGCAGCGTTCAATATTGCTACGGCGATCAATCTGATTATCGCGCAACGACTCGCACGCAAGTTATGCAGCCATTGCAAGAAAGAACTCGATATTCCTCGCGAGACACTGATTAAGGAAGGCTTTCCAGAGGCGAAGATTGGCACTTTCAAGATATATGGTCCAGTGGGCTGCGAGCATTGCAACGGCGGCTACAGGGGCAGGGTCGGTATTTACGAAGTGGTCAAAAAGACACCGGAGCTGGAACGTATCATTATGGAGGAAGGCAACTCGCTGGAGATATCCAGGCAGATGCGCAAGGACGGCTTTAATGACCTGCGTACCTCGGGCCTGTCAAAGGCCATGCAGGGCATCACCAGCCTGGAAGAAGTCAACCGAGTGACCAAGGATTAAGCATGGCCAGCAAGGCAGTTAAAGTCAGTATCTATACTTGGGAAGGCTTGGACAAAAAAGGTGGAAAGCTCAGTGGAGAATTGAGCGGGCACAATCCAGCACTTATAAAAGCCCAACTGCGCAAGCAGGGCGTCAACCCGACCAAAGTACGCAAAAAGTCAACCTCTATCTTTGGAAACGGCAAGAAAATCAAGCCATTAGATATAGCCTTTTTCTCTCGACAGATGGCTACCATGATGAAGGCTGGCGTACCTCTGCTCCAGTCGTTCGACATAATCAGCGAGGGCGCCGAAAACCCCAACATGCGAACGTTGGTGGTGTCGCTAAAACAGGAAGTCTCTGCGGGTAACAGTTTCGCAACAGCCTTGCGACAAAAGCCGGAGCATTTCGATGAGCTGTTCTGCAACCTCGTCGATGCAGGTGAGCAGGCCGGTGCGTTGGAAAGCCTTTTAGACAGGGTTGCAACCTACAAGGAAAAAACTGAAAAGCTCAAAGCCAAGATCAAGAAAGCCATGACATACCCTACTGCGGTTTTAGTGGTGGCGGTTATAGTTTCAGGAATTCTGCTAATCAAAGTGGTACCGCAATTTCAGACAGTATTTTCAAGTTTCGGCGCAGATTTACCCCTATTCACCCTTATGGTGATTGCCCTTTCAGAGTTTGTGCAGCAATGGTGGCTAGCTATTCTCGGCCTGCTCGTTGGAGGCTTTTTTCTGTTCAAACGGGCCTACAAAAAATCTCAAAAATTTCGCGACGGCCTTGACAGGTTTTTGTTGAAAGTCCCAATCATAGGACCGCTGATTTTCAAGTCATCAGTAGCCCGCTATGCACGAACCCTTGCAACCACCTTCGCCGCTGGCGTGCCCTTGGTGGAGGCGCTGGACTCGGTTGCCGGGGCGACAGGAAATGTGGTGTTCAGAAATGCGGTTAATAAAGTAAAGCAGGATGTCTCCACTGGCATGCAATTGAATTTCTCGATGCGCTCCACAGGTGTATTCCCAAGCTTAGCGATCCAGATGACAGCCATTGGTGAGGAGTCAGGCGCTTTGGACACCATGCTGGACAAGGTCGCTAGCTACTACGAAGATGAAGTCGACAACATGGTTGATAGTCTAACCAGCCTTATGGAGCCAATGATAATGGCGGTGCTGGGCGTTATCGTCGGCGGCTTGGTCATTGCCATGTACCTTCCCATCTTCAAACTTGGAAGCGTCGTCTAACATGCCCCTCCTCGACCTCCTGGCCAGCTCGCCCCTGGCCTTCGTCACCACCTGCTGCATACTCGGCCTTATCGTCGGAAGCTTCCTCAACGTAGTCGTCTACCGCCTGCCAAAAATGATGGAGCGCGACTGGAAAACCCAATCCCGTGAAATGCTCGGCCTCCCCGTCGAACCGGACCAACCCGTCTTCAACCTGCTCCTCCCCCACTCCAGTTGCCCGCACTGCGCGCACAAGATCCGCCCGTGGGAAAACCTGCCGATCATCAGCTACGTGCTGCTGCGCGGAAAATGCTCGCACTGCAAAGCCCCCATCAGCAAACGCTACCCGCTGGTCGAGCTGACCTGCGCAGTGTTGTCGGCCTACATCGCGTGGCACTTCGGCTTCGGCTGGCAAGCGGCGGCAATGCTGGTGTTGAGCTGGGGCCTGTTGGCGATGAGCCTGATTGATGCTGATCACCAACTACTGCCTGACTCGCTGGTGCTGCCGCTGCTATGGCTGGGCCTGATCGTCAACGCTCTCGGGCTGTTCACCTCGCTGAGCGATGCGCTGTGGGGCGCAGTAGCAGGTTATCTGACGCTGTGGTCGGTGTATTGGCTGTTCAAGCTGATCACAGGCAAGGAAGGCATGGGCCATGGCGACTTCAAATTGCTGGCCATGCTTGGCGCGTGGGGCGGCTGGCAGATTTTGCCGCTGACGATCCTGTTGTCATCGCTGGTGGGCGCGGTATTGGGAGTGATCATGATGCGTGTGCGCCGGCTTGAGAGCGGCACGCCGATCCCCTTTGGTCCTTATCTGGCCATTGCGGGGTGGATCGCTTTGCTCTGGGGTGGTCAAATAAACGACTCTTACATGCAGTTTGCCGGTTTCAGATGACTAATCCTGATCAAAAACCCTGGATTCTTGGCCTGACTGGCGGCATCGGTAGCGGTAAAAGCGCAGCAGCGCAGTGCTTTATCAACCTCGGCATCGACACCGTGGATGCCGACCATGCCGCTCGCTGGGTCGTCGAGCCCGGGCGTCCAGCGCTGGAGCAGATAGCGGCGCATTTCGGTAGCGGCGTATTGCAGGCAAGCGGCGCGCTGGACCGTGGCGCGCTGCGCAAGCTGATCTTCGAAAACCCGGAGCAGCGACGCTGGCTGGAAGCGCTGTTGCATCCGCTGATCAATCAGGAAATCGTCAGCCACTTGGCCAACGCCAGATCGCCGTATGCCATTCTGGTGTCGCCGCTGCTGATCGAATCCGGGCAATCCCGGATGGTGCAGCGCCTGCTGGTGATCGATGTGCCACCGCAACTGCAGATAGAACGCACGATGCTGCGCGACAGTTCCAGTCAGGACCAGGTCGAAGCCATTCTCAAGGTGCAGATCCAGCGTGAAGATCGCCTGCGCCACGCTGATGATGTGCTGGTCAACGACCGCGATCACGCCTGGCTGACCAGCGAAGTCGAGCGGCTGCACCACTTTTACCTTACTTTGCGTGGAGGCCAATCATGAGCCAACCAATGACCGTTCAATGCCCGACCTGCGATGCACCCGTGGAATGGAGCGCCGCCAGCCCCAGCCGTCCGTTTTGCTCGGAGCGCTGCAAACTGATTGATCTGG from Pseudomonas syringae includes:
- the pilB gene encoding type IV-A pilus assembly ATPase PilB gives rise to the protein MTDVVLTGLAKQLVLAELINEKNAQLAYQQARRDKISLVSYLVQNKLVKSLTLAEMASDQFGIPFMDLSNLDKESQPKGLVSEKLVRQHHALPLWRRGNKLFIGISDPTNHQAVTDIQFSTGLNTEAILVEDDKLSNAIDKFFETGNGLGEMEDVDLGLDVDQSDSKETSLADQSDADDAPVVRFVNKMLMDAIRLGSSDLHFEPYEKTFRVRLRTDGILHEVAKPPIHLANRIAARLKVMASLDISERRKPQDGRVKLRVSKTKAIDFRMNTLPTLWGEKIVMRILDPTSAQMGIDALGYEPEQKALYLEALKQPQGMILVTGPTGSGKTVSLYTGLNILNTVDINISTAEDPVEINLEGINQVNVNPRQGLDFSQALRAFLRQDPDVIMVGEIRDLETAEIAIKASQTGHMVLSTLHTNSAAETLTRLHHMGVAAFNIATAINLIIAQRLARKLCSHCKKELDIPRETLIKEGFPEAKIGTFKIYGPVGCEHCNGGYRGRVGIYEVVKKTPELERIIMEEGNSLEISRQMRKDGFNDLRTSGLSKAMQGITSLEEVNRVTKD
- a CDS encoding type II secretion system F family protein gives rise to the protein MASKAVKVSIYTWEGLDKKGGKLSGELSGHNPALIKAQLRKQGVNPTKVRKKSTSIFGNGKKIKPLDIAFFSRQMATMMKAGVPLLQSFDIISEGAENPNMRTLVVSLKQEVSAGNSFATALRQKPEHFDELFCNLVDAGEQAGALESLLDRVATYKEKTEKLKAKIKKAMTYPTAVLVVAVIVSGILLIKVVPQFQTVFSSFGADLPLFTLMVIALSEFVQQWWLAILGLLVGGFFLFKRAYKKSQKFRDGLDRFLLKVPIIGPLIFKSSVARYARTLATTFAAGVPLVEALDSVAGATGNVVFRNAVNKVKQDVSTGMQLNFSMRSTGVFPSLAIQMTAIGEESGALDTMLDKVASYYEDEVDNMVDSLTSLMEPMIMAVLGVIVGGLVIAMYLPIFKLGSVV
- the coaE gene encoding dephospho-CoA kinase (Dephospho-CoA kinase (CoaE) performs the final step in coenzyme A biosynthesis.), giving the protein MTNPDQKPWILGLTGGIGSGKSAAAQCFINLGIDTVDADHAARWVVEPGRPALEQIAAHFGSGVLQASGALDRGALRKLIFENPEQRRWLEALLHPLINQEIVSHLANARSPYAILVSPLLIESGQSRMVQRLLVIDVPPQLQIERTMLRDSSSQDQVEAILKVQIQREDRLRHADDVLVNDRDHAWLTSEVERLHHFYLTLRGGQS
- the yacG gene encoding DNA gyrase inhibitor YacG, whose product is MSQPMTVQCPTCDAPVEWSAASPSRPFCSERCKLIDLGAWASEEHAIPVSPDAEDEMFSGDLEAPHRGH
- a CDS encoding prepilin peptidase translates to MPLLDLLASSPLAFVTTCCILGLIVGSFLNVVVYRLPKMMERDWKTQSREMLGLPVEPDQPVFNLLLPHSSCPHCAHKIRPWENLPIISYVLLRGKCSHCKAPISKRYPLVELTCAVLSAYIAWHFGFGWQAAAMLVLSWGLLAMSLIDADHQLLPDSLVLPLLWLGLIVNALGLFTSLSDALWGAVAGYLTLWSVYWLFKLITGKEGMGHGDFKLLAMLGAWGGWQILPLTILLSSLVGAVLGVIMMRVRRLESGTPIPFGPYLAIAGWIALLWGGQINDSYMQFAGFR